One part of the Sporohalobacter salinus genome encodes these proteins:
- a CDS encoding DUF2993 domain-containing protein, with protein MKKLIGFIVILLLISQLVLPVYFSQQLEKSLSKKLESSQSLKVEVSSFPALLMLTGRFQRVDLKGKELVVDRLRVAELEAKFSNIKLKSTPDKEKGSRFVGDNKRLKLTFTEEDLENYLADRLSSLQNIILNLGPKQTTLSGDFDLFGNRIKLKLGGKFKLETNQKLSFIPQDLMVAELRIPREIIKELMSEINLTLDLTKLPVPLQADKIKIKQDKLMILGGVKEENV; from the coding sequence ATGAAGAAACTAATAGGATTTATTGTAATCTTGTTATTAATTAGTCAGCTAGTGTTGCCGGTCTATTTTTCTCAACAGTTGGAGAAGAGTTTAAGTAAGAAGTTGGAGTCAAGTCAGAGTTTAAAGGTTGAAGTTAGCTCTTTTCCAGCTCTATTAATGTTGACCGGGCGCTTTCAGAGAGTTGATTTAAAAGGAAAAGAATTAGTAGTAGATCGGCTGCGGGTAGCTGAATTAGAAGCTAAGTTTAGTAATATTAAATTAAAATCTACTCCGGATAAAGAGAAAGGGAGCCGCTTTGTTGGCGATAATAAACGATTGAAGTTAACATTTACCGAAGAAGATTTAGAGAATTATTTAGCTGATAGGTTATCCTCACTTCAGAATATAATTTTGAATCTAGGTCCTAAGCAGACAACATTGTCTGGAGATTTTGATCTTTTTGGTAACCGAATAAAACTTAAACTAGGTGGGAAATTTAAACTAGAAACTAATCAGAAATTAAGCTTTATTCCACAGGATTTAATGGTAGCTGAACTGAGAATTCCGCGTGAGATTATTAAAGAGTTAATGAGTGAAATTAATCTTACATTAGATTTAACTAAATTACCAGTTCCTCTACAGGCTGATAAAATTAAAATTAAGCAAGATAAATTAATGATCTTAGGTGGGGTAAAAGAAGAGAATGTATAA
- a CDS encoding DUF5693 family protein: MYKKILIILIIAGVITGAVIGYQRYQVETKNHSVELILDLQQWQKLKLPPGIDLASALKKYKKLGVTSLAITEQKLEDLEASGEIKLITDLELRMLKGITSVISQQQFKLTEDNFRELTYIFYRQQEIGHKIKRRLSDYLGKDKVIKAGKQLLAVKANQKQLSNFPIGFTAEQLNLARQSGLKVVPRFSNQAINDSKVIKSRFSDLKGLSRITLSQVIFSGTEVLGYPDFLPTTAALIEEYGLKLGVIEPFIAYQAGVNHLADKLGRNNIRVHSAKQQEFESLSVEKLTDRYLRAVRERNVRGVYLKPILKNKEGKTAIKLTDDFLSSLTARLKAEGYSLEAAEPISDFSSNLLFLFIINLAALAALFYLIEHLFISEFPLKIASRYKIIFFLISNLAFLVLIIQNYIFLNREITALLIAIIFPTLSLISILFPYIFSDKQFKKENSIQILFSIFLKSSLITLSGGILLIGALGDWHYILKIRQFRGIKLSFLGPIILVSFYYLHYYFWLNREKLSFNNLIEKSKDLLNRNLKLKDLFVLIFLAVVGIIYIGRTGNQPLIPVPKLEIIIRNWLEDILLVRPRFKSFLIGHPLLIMAIWLVLDRYRNLNISVLLGGLIGQITIINTFSHIHTPLWVSILRVGLGLVLGVIIGVLLIKLGRVLTKWGQKWRRELH, translated from the coding sequence ATGTATAAAAAAATTTTGATTATATTAATTATAGCTGGAGTGATTACTGGAGCGGTTATTGGATATCAGCGTTATCAAGTAGAAACTAAAAATCATAGTGTTGAATTAATTCTTGATCTTCAGCAGTGGCAGAAACTTAAACTGCCGCCAGGAATTGATTTGGCTTCAGCCTTAAAGAAGTATAAGAAGCTGGGAGTTACTTCGTTAGCTATAACAGAACAGAAATTAGAAGACTTAGAAGCTAGTGGAGAGATTAAGTTAATTACTGATTTAGAATTGAGAATGTTAAAAGGGATTACATCTGTAATATCCCAGCAGCAGTTTAAATTAACTGAGGATAACTTTCGAGAATTGACTTATATTTTTTATCGACAGCAGGAAATAGGTCACAAAATAAAAAGAAGATTAAGTGATTATTTAGGTAAAGATAAGGTGATTAAAGCAGGTAAACAGCTTTTAGCTGTTAAAGCTAATCAAAAACAACTTTCAAATTTTCCTATAGGCTTTACAGCTGAACAATTGAATTTAGCACGTCAATCCGGTTTAAAAGTAGTTCCTCGTTTCAGTAATCAGGCTATTAATGATTCTAAGGTTATTAAAAGTAGGTTTAGTGACCTGAAAGGGCTATCTAGAATTACTTTATCACAGGTGATCTTTAGTGGTACAGAAGTCTTAGGTTATCCTGACTTTTTGCCGACCACTGCTGCTTTAATTGAAGAATATGGTTTGAAGCTAGGGGTTATTGAACCTTTTATTGCTTATCAAGCAGGCGTTAATCATTTGGCTGACAAATTAGGAAGAAATAATATACGAGTACATAGTGCTAAACAGCAGGAATTTGAATCTTTATCAGTTGAAAAATTAACAGATCGTTATTTGCGAGCAGTAAGAGAAAGAAATGTAAGAGGAGTCTACTTGAAGCCTATTTTGAAGAATAAAGAGGGGAAGACAGCTATTAAATTAACTGATGATTTTTTATCTTCTTTGACGGCAAGATTGAAAGCAGAAGGATATTCTTTAGAAGCTGCAGAACCTATATCTGATTTTTCAAGTAATCTTCTTTTTTTATTTATAATTAATTTAGCTGCTTTGGCTGCTTTATTTTATCTAATTGAACATTTATTTATTTCTGAGTTTCCTTTAAAGATTGCTAGCAGATATAAGATAATTTTCTTTTTGATATCTAATTTAGCATTTTTAGTTCTGATTATTCAGAATTATATTTTTTTGAATAGAGAGATTACTGCTTTATTAATTGCTATTATTTTTCCAACATTGTCGCTGATAAGTATTTTATTTCCTTATATTTTTTCTGATAAACAGTTTAAAAAAGAGAATAGTATTCAGATATTATTCAGCATATTTTTAAAGAGTAGTTTAATTACATTAAGCGGTGGAATCTTGCTTATAGGTGCTTTAGGTGATTGGCATTATATATTGAAGATTCGGCAATTTAGAGGAATTAAACTTTCTTTTTTAGGGCCAATTATATTAGTGAGTTTTTATTATTTACATTATTATTTCTGGCTTAATAGAGAAAAACTTAGTTTTAATAATTTAATAGAGAAAAGTAAGGACTTATTAAATAGAAATTTAAAGTTAAAGGATCTATTTGTCTTAATCTTTTTGGCAGTAGTAGGGATAATATATATAGGAAGAACCGGGAATCAGCCATTAATTCCAGTACCAAAACTTGAGATTATAATTCGGAACTGGTTAGAAGACATATTATTAGTGCGACCTAGATTTAAGTCTTTCTTAATTGGACATCCCTTATTAATAATGGCTATCTGGTTAGTTTTAGATCGATATCGAAATTTAAATATTTCAGTTTTGTTGGGAGGACTAATAGGTCAGATTACTATAATAAATACTTTTTCTCATATTCATACTCCACTCTGGGTAAGCATTTTGAGAGTAGGATTAGGATTGGTTTTGGGTGTTATTATTGGTGTTTTATTAATTAAATTGGGAAGAGTTTTAACTAAGTGGGGCCAAAAGTGGAGAAGGGAGCTACATTAA
- the csaB gene encoding polysaccharide pyruvyl transferase CsaB, with amino-acid sequence MKKIALVGYYGFDNAGDEAILAAIISSLRRRIDEELEITVLSASPDKTEELYNASAINRFNLIEVITTFRQADLLLLGGGSLLQDATSQRSLLYYLGLIYLAQKLSLPVIFYAQGVGPITSDLGRALVPKVLNSVDRLTVRDQESKDLLLNLGVKKEVRVTVDPVFNLSTVSKERCEEIITQENLELQSQVIGVSVRYWEEESNNYLSTLAEVLDQINHELKADILFLPLHYPHDLSASRDVRRQMETETKLLEGEYHPREIAGLFEKCDLVVGVRLHSLIFAAVNHIPLVGISYDPKVDNLLHRLNLTPAGRVKDLSASELYNQILDVWQNQNQAEENLRKKVSKMRQISCKDIDLVQNLLLNRSD; translated from the coding sequence ATGAAAAAAATAGCTCTTGTCGGTTATTATGGTTTTGATAATGCCGGAGATGAAGCTATTCTAGCAGCTATTATTTCTAGTTTACGCCGACGAATAGATGAAGAATTAGAAATTACAGTTTTGTCAGCTAGTCCAGATAAGACAGAAGAACTGTATAATGCTTCGGCTATTAATCGGTTTAATTTAATAGAGGTCATAACAACTTTTCGTCAGGCCGATCTCTTACTCTTAGGCGGCGGTAGTCTTTTGCAGGATGCGACTAGTCAGCGGAGTCTACTTTATTATTTAGGATTGATCTATTTAGCTCAAAAGCTTAGCTTGCCAGTGATTTTTTATGCTCAGGGAGTAGGTCCTATTACTAGTGATTTGGGACGTGCTTTAGTGCCGAAAGTACTTAATTCAGTAGATAGGTTGACAGTAAGGGATCAGGAATCTAAAGATCTGTTATTAAACTTGGGAGTAAAAAAAGAAGTGAGGGTGACAGTAGATCCAGTTTTTAATTTATCAACGGTTTCAAAAGAAAGATGTGAAGAGATTATTACTCAGGAAAATCTTGAATTACAATCGCAAGTAATTGGGGTATCAGTCCGTTATTGGGAAGAGGAGAGCAATAATTACTTGTCAACTTTAGCCGAAGTATTGGATCAGATTAATCATGAATTAAAGGCAGATATTCTTTTTTTACCACTTCATTATCCTCATGATTTATCGGCAAGTAGAGATGTTAGAAGGCAGATGGAGACTGAAACAAAATTATTAGAAGGAGAATATCACCCGCGTGAAATAGCTGGATTATTTGAGAAGTGTGATTTAGTGGTTGGAGTACGGCTTCATTCTTTGATTTTTGCTGCTGTTAATCATATACCATTAGTTGGTATCTCTTATGATCCAAAAGTAGATAATCTTTTGCATCGTTTAAACCTGACACCAGCCGGTAGAGTAAAGGATTTATCAGCATCGGAATTATATAACCAAATTCTAGATGTTTGGCAGAATCAGAATCAGGCAGAAGAAAATTTAAGAAAAAAAGTTTCAAAAATGAGGCAGATATCCTGTAAAGATATAGATTTAGTCCAAAACCTGTTATTAAATAGGAGTGATTAG
- a CDS encoding WecB/TagA/CpsF family glycosyltransferase, translated as MKQVDILDVTIDRVDMDTAVSKIDKLIENKGDSSLVVTPNSEMIVMAQKDLGFRNILNQADLTVPDGIGVVWAARLLGAYLPERVTGIDLMSHIFELADKKDYRIYFLGGKPGVTKQAKRRILSKYPELKIIGDHHGYLDKKREINVIEEINSLQPDLLFVGMGVPLQEKWLAKNLSSLQVSVGIGVGGSFDVLAGQKERAPVWVQRLGLEWLYRLLQEPERLIRILSLPKFVYLVIKRMILS; from the coding sequence GTGAAGCAGGTTGATATTTTAGATGTTACTATTGATCGAGTTGATATGGATACTGCAGTATCTAAAATAGACAAATTGATAGAGAACAAGGGTGACTCCAGTTTAGTAGTTACTCCTAATTCAGAAATGATAGTTATGGCCCAAAAAGATTTGGGATTCAGGAATATTTTAAACCAGGCAGACTTGACAGTTCCTGATGGAATTGGAGTAGTTTGGGCAGCTAGATTATTAGGAGCTTATCTACCAGAGAGAGTAACAGGGATAGACTTAATGAGTCATATTTTTGAGCTGGCAGATAAGAAAGATTATAGAATTTATTTTTTAGGTGGAAAACCAGGTGTAACTAAACAAGCAAAAAGAAGGATTTTATCAAAATATCCAGAACTAAAGATAATTGGAGACCACCATGGTTATTTAGATAAAAAAAGAGAGATTAATGTAATTGAAGAAATTAATTCTCTACAACCTGATCTTCTCTTTGTAGGTATGGGAGTGCCATTACAGGAGAAATGGTTAGCAAAGAACTTATCTTCTTTACAGGTTTCTGTTGGTATCGGAGTGGGAGGTAGTTTTGATGTGTTAGCGGGGCAGAAAGAAAGGGCTCCAGTTTGGGTTCAGAGATTAGGTTTAGAATGGCTATATCGATTATTACAGGAGCCAGAACGGTTGATCAGAATCTTATCACTACCCAAATTTGTTTATTTAGTTATAAAAAGGATGATTTTGAGTTAA
- a CDS encoding YitT family protein — MKREIIYDYSGITLGSLLTSMGLVMFLVPNKIAAGGISGLATVIHYLFNYPVGITMLAINVPLFITGVKVLGAQFGFRTLYGILVLSLATDYLVPYLPILTYDPLLGAIYGGLFVGTGLGLVFRFKGTTGGTDLIAQLVNYYFDIRVGRALLMIDFFIILFAAIVFNAELALYALIGLFITSKTIDLVQEGFNISKGAFIISDKGKKIKEEILDSLDRGVTVLEGKGGYTNNDKEVLLCIISRSEITKLKNLVYNLDQASFLIITDVHEVLGEGFGESFSESLEQKSKSE, encoded by the coding sequence ATGAAACGAGAAATAATATATGATTATTCAGGAATTACTCTAGGTAGTTTATTAACATCTATGGGATTAGTTATGTTTCTAGTACCTAATAAGATTGCTGCTGGAGGCATTAGCGGATTAGCAACTGTGATTCATTATCTTTTCAACTATCCGGTAGGTATAACAATGTTAGCGATTAATGTTCCACTATTTATAACCGGAGTTAAGGTATTGGGGGCTCAGTTTGGTTTTAGAACTCTTTACGGTATCTTGGTTCTATCTTTGGCTACTGATTATTTAGTGCCTTATTTGCCTATTTTGACTTATGATCCGCTTTTAGGGGCAATTTATGGCGGATTATTTGTTGGAACTGGATTAGGTTTAGTTTTTAGGTTTAAGGGAACTACTGGCGGGACTGATTTAATAGCTCAATTAGTAAATTATTACTTTGATATCAGAGTTGGCAGAGCTTTATTGATGATAGATTTCTTTATTATTCTTTTTGCTGCAATTGTTTTTAATGCTGAATTAGCTTTATATGCTTTAATAGGTCTTTTCATTACTAGTAAAACTATTGATTTAGTTCAGGAAGGATTTAATATTTCTAAAGGTGCTTTTATTATTTCTGATAAAGGAAAAAAGATCAAAGAGGAAATTTTAGATAGCTTAGATAGAGGAGTAACAGTTCTAGAAGGAAAAGGCGGTTATACTAATAATGATAAAGAAGTTTTATTATGTATCATCAGCAGAAGTGAAATAACTAAATTGAAGAATTTAGTTTATAATTTAGATCAGGCGTCTTTTTTGATCATTACTGATGTTCATGAAGTGTTAGGGGAAGGTTTTGGAGAGAGCTTTAGTGAAAGCTTAGAACAGAAAAGTAAAAGTGAATAA
- a CDS encoding transketolase: MTKIEELEKKATEIRRSILKMVAEAGSGHPGGSLSATEIVTALYFDEMNLDPANPDWEDRDRFVLSKGHAAPVLYAALAKKGYFPEEELQTLRRLDSHLQGHPDMNKTPGVDMTAGSLGQGLSAAVGMALAGKLDQKDYRVFSIIGDGEMQEGQIWEAAMSAANYKLDNLIAFADYNQVQLVDKTEEVMNVHPVADKFEAFGWYIIEIDGHELTAVLEALDEAKEVTDKPIMVVANTVKGKGVSFMEGKAAWHGNAPDEEELEKALAELN; this comes from the coding sequence ATGACAAAGATCGAAGAATTAGAGAAAAAGGCTACAGAAATTAGACGGAGCATCTTAAAAATGGTAGCTGAAGCAGGTTCTGGACATCCTGGAGGGTCACTATCTGCAACAGAGATAGTAACTGCTCTTTATTTTGATGAAATGAATTTAGATCCGGCTAATCCGGATTGGGAGGATAGAGATAGATTTGTACTTTCAAAAGGACATGCTGCACCTGTACTATATGCTGCCTTGGCTAAAAAAGGTTATTTTCCAGAAGAAGAATTACAGACATTAAGAAGATTAGATAGCCATCTGCAGGGGCATCCAGATATGAATAAGACGCCAGGGGTAGACATGACAGCCGGTTCATTAGGTCAAGGACTTTCTGCAGCAGTAGGTATGGCTTTAGCCGGTAAGTTAGATCAGAAAGATTATCGGGTCTTTTCTATAATTGGAGATGGTGAGATGCAGGAAGGCCAAATTTGGGAGGCCGCCATGTCAGCAGCTAATTATAAATTGGACAACCTGATTGCTTTTGCTGACTATAATCAAGTCCAATTAGTAGATAAGACTGAGGAAGTAATGAATGTTCATCCAGTTGCTGATAAATTTGAAGCTTTTGGTTGGTATATAATTGAGATTGATGGTCATGAATTAACAGCAGTTTTAGAAGCTTTAGATGAAGCTAAAGAAGTAACTGATAAGCCTATAATGGTCGTTGCTAATACTGTAAAAGGTAAAGGAGTTTCCTTTATGGAAGGTAAAGCAGCTTGGCACGGAAATGCACCTGATGAGGAAGAATTAGAGAAGGCTTTAGCAGAATTGAATTAA
- a CDS encoding transketolase family protein, translated as MSEKIATRDAYGETLLELGKENEDIVVFDADVGSSTRVKHFAAEFPDRFFQMGIAEQNMVGAAAGMATCGKIPFVSTFAVFGSARVADQIRNSIAYPELNVKLAVTHAGITVGEDGATHQAVEDIGIMRSIPEMTVIVPGDAVEAKKVVRAAADYDGPVYMRFTRGGVPVVFDEEEYEFEWGKVMSVREGSDVTIFATGVMVGEALDAANRLAQKGIEAEVVNVHTIKPIDVEGVVAAAKKTGAVVTAEEHNIYNGLGSAVAEVLGENSPLPMQRVGIKDTFGRSGGPEELMDHFEISSEDVIAAVEDVIDKK; from the coding sequence ATGTCAGAAAAGATTGCTACACGAGATGCCTATGGTGAAACATTATTGGAGTTAGGTAAAGAAAATGAAGATATTGTAGTTTTTGATGCAGATGTAGGCTCATCTACACGTGTCAAACATTTCGCAGCTGAATTTCCTGATCGTTTCTTTCAGATGGGGATTGCTGAACAGAATATGGTAGGTGCAGCAGCTGGAATGGCTACTTGTGGTAAGATACCCTTTGTCAGTACTTTTGCTGTCTTTGGAAGTGCACGAGTAGCTGACCAGATAAGAAATTCCATTGCCTATCCTGAGTTAAATGTTAAACTGGCAGTAACTCATGCCGGGATTACTGTTGGTGAGGATGGAGCAACTCATCAAGCTGTAGAGGATATTGGAATTATGCGTTCAATCCCTGAGATGACAGTAATAGTTCCTGGTGATGCTGTAGAAGCTAAAAAGGTAGTTAGGGCTGCAGCTGATTATGATGGGCCAGTTTATATGCGGTTTACTCGTGGAGGAGTACCTGTGGTCTTTGATGAAGAAGAGTATGAATTTGAATGGGGTAAAGTAATGTCAGTTAGAGAAGGTAGTGATGTAACTATCTTTGCTACTGGAGTAATGGTTGGCGAAGCATTGGATGCAGCTAATCGATTAGCCCAGAAAGGTATTGAAGCAGAGGTAGTTAATGTTCATACCATTAAACCTATAGATGTAGAAGGAGTAGTTGCTGCAGCTAAAAAGACAGGAGCAGTAGTAACTGCCGAAGAACATAATATTTATAATGGATTAGGTAGTGCAGTAGCTGAAGTACTAGGTGAGAACTCTCCACTACCAATGCAGCGGGTAGGTATTAAGGATACTTTTGGCCGTTCTGGAGGGCCTGAAGAATTGATGGATCATTTTGAAATCAGTTCTGAAGATGTTATTGCCGCTGTAGAAGATGTAATAGATAAAAAATAA